From Thermoanaerobaculum aquaticum, one genomic window encodes:
- a CDS encoding cysteine desulfurase family protein, giving the protein MRVYLDHNATTFPFPEVWEKVGELQSLALGNPSSIHQEGRLARRLVEEARNRVAALLGASPQEVVFTSGGTEANTMALWGLARALGGPNGVRLYLGATEHPSVFSAAEALAGFGAQVDVLPVDRQGLIRREVLGEVRPPAVVCVQLANHETGVLQPISELVTEVSRPGVLVHCDAVQAVGKVALSFRQLGVHTLALSGHKIGGLPGAGALLVRDGLELPAFIPGEQELRRRGGTEPLVAIHALGWACHFLRERLGFWAKVGELRDHMERILKERIADLVIFGQGVPRVANTSCLGLPAPLAGNVAVAALDLEGFAVSSGPACSSGASLPSAVVRAMGFNDWAARTLRVSLGLTTQREEIELFAEALEKIVARSR; this is encoded by the coding sequence GTGCGGGTTTACCTGGACCACAACGCCACCACGTTCCCTTTTCCGGAAGTGTGGGAAAAGGTGGGCGAGCTGCAGAGCCTGGCGCTGGGAAACCCCTCCAGCATTCACCAGGAGGGGCGGCTCGCTCGCCGGCTGGTGGAAGAGGCCAGAAACCGGGTGGCCGCGTTGCTGGGGGCGTCCCCCCAGGAAGTGGTGTTCACCTCGGGGGGGACCGAAGCCAACACTATGGCGCTGTGGGGGTTGGCCCGTGCCCTGGGGGGACCCAACGGGGTTCGCCTGTACCTGGGGGCCACAGAGCATCCTTCGGTTTTTTCGGCGGCCGAAGCCCTGGCCGGTTTTGGGGCCCAGGTGGACGTCCTTCCCGTGGACCGGCAGGGGCTCATCCGCCGGGAGGTTTTGGGCGAGGTGCGGCCCCCGGCGGTGGTGTGCGTGCAACTGGCCAACCACGAAACCGGTGTGCTGCAACCCATAAGCGAGCTGGTGACCGAGGTGAGCCGCCCGGGGGTGCTGGTGCACTGCGACGCGGTGCAAGCGGTGGGGAAGGTAGCCCTGAGCTTCCGGCAGTTGGGGGTGCACACCCTGGCGCTTTCCGGGCACAAGATTGGTGGCCTTCCCGGGGCCGGTGCCCTGCTGGTGCGTGACGGCTTGGAGCTGCCCGCCTTCATCCCCGGTGAGCAGGAGCTCAGGAGGCGAGGGGGTACGGAACCGCTGGTGGCCATTCACGCCTTGGGGTGGGCCTGCCATTTCTTGCGGGAGCGCCTAGGCTTTTGGGCGAAGGTAGGGGAGCTTCGGGATCACATGGAGCGCATTCTGAAGGAGCGCATTGCCGACCTGGTGATCTTTGGCCAGGGAGTGCCCCGGGTGGCCAACACCTCCTGTTTGGGTTTGCCCGCACCCCTCGCGGGCAACGTGGCGGTGGCGGCTTTGGATTTGGAGGGATTTGCAGTATCCTCAGGACCGGCATGCAGCTCAGGGGCGAGCTTGCCCAGTGCTGTGGTGAGGGCTATGGGTTTTAACGATTGGGCCGCGAGAACGTTGCGGG